GACACGATCGGGACGATGCTCGTTGCCATTCTCGCGGGACCATGGGTCGCGGTCGTCGCTGGGATCCTCACCAACCTCGTGCTTGGGTTCACGGCCGGCCCACAACTCATTCCTTTCGCACTCGTCAACATCGCCATCGCACTCGTCGTTGGCTATATGGCCAAGCGGGGGTGGTTCCGGATCTCGAACACCATCGGCTACTGGCGGCTGATCGCCGCTGGCGTCATCATCGCACTCGTGGGAACGGCCTTCAGCGCGCCGATCAGCGTGTTCGTCTTCGGGGGCGTCACGCCGGGCGCGCAGGGAGCGGTCACGGCCGCGTTTCTCGCGTCGGGTAACGCGATCTGGACGAGCGTCGTTTCGGCCTCGTTCATCACCGAACCGATCGATAAGATCATTAGTATCACGGTTGCGTACTTCATCGCCCAGTCGGTACCGCTGCGATACCTCCCTCGTCGCGGCATGAACGCACTGAGCGAGTGATCACGCTGAGAGGTCGCGTTCCTACCGAGACGGCGACAGAAATGACCCAACCATACCCACACAAAGATGA
This genomic interval from Halococcus salifodinae DSM 8989 contains the following:
- a CDS encoding ECF transporter S component — protein: MSSTEQSDGFIERIQNDFSTEAWVLIPVGVGINVVVGTIVQTLRIPLFLDTIGTMLVAILAGPWVAVVAGILTNLVLGFTAGPQLIPFALVNIAIALVVGYMAKRGWFRISNTIGYWRLIAAGVIIALVGTAFSAPISVFVFGGVTPGAQGAVTAAFLASGNAIWTSVVSASFITEPIDKIISITVAYFIAQSVPLRYLPRRGMNALSE